In a single window of the Candidatus Zixiibacteriota bacterium genome:
- a CDS encoding saccharopine dehydrogenase translates to VARFDKVASVNIRVGGLPQSPRPPLNYQMLFSAEGLINEYWEPCVILEDGVKKTVNPMTAVELLEFDGLGKFEAFYTSGGTSTLPDTYGGKIDFLDYKTIRYPGHCALFKPMLAIGLASHKKVNVDGIEVEPRSVLKAVLDRNLNFGEPDMSLVRLVFEGEKDGTTSTIVYEVIDRQDNKTGLTSMMRMTSFPAAIVAWMAAAGEITARGCKPQEIVVNPTTFIQQLKKRGIKLDIRE, encoded by the coding sequence GTGTGGCACGGTTTGACAAAGTTGCGTCAGTCAATATCCGTGTGGGCGGTTTGCCGCAGTCTCCGCGTCCGCCTCTGAACTACCAGATGCTTTTTTCGGCTGAGGGGCTTATCAACGAATATTGGGAGCCTTGCGTGATTCTTGAGGACGGCGTCAAGAAAACAGTCAATCCCATGACCGCTGTGGAACTACTCGAGTTTGACGGGTTGGGGAAATTCGAGGCGTTCTATACTTCTGGCGGAACATCGACTCTTCCGGATACTTACGGGGGCAAAATCGATTTCCTTGATTACAAGACGATCCGCTATCCGGGCCACTGTGCTTTGTTCAAACCGATGCTGGCGATTGGATTGGCTTCGCACAAGAAAGTGAACGTAGACGGTATTGAGGTCGAACCGCGTTCGGTTCTTAAAGCGGTACTTGACCGTAACCTCAATTTCGGCGAGCCGGATATGAGTCTTGTCCGTCTGGTGTTTGAAGGTGAGAAGGATGGTACTACCAGCACAATAGTCTATGAAGTCATTGATCGCCAGGACAACAAGACCGGACTGACATCAATGATGCGGATGACTTCGTTCCCGGCGGCGATCGTTGCCTGGATGGCGGCGGCGGGGGAGATTACTGCTCGCGGTTGCAAACCCCAGGAGATTGTGGTCAACCCGACGACCTTTATCCAGCAACTGAAGAAACGTGGCATTAAGCTGGATATCAGGGAGTAG